A portion of the Juglans microcarpa x Juglans regia isolate MS1-56 chromosome 1D, Jm3101_v1.0, whole genome shotgun sequence genome contains these proteins:
- the LOC121240441 gene encoding 9-cis-epoxycarotenoid dioxygenase NCED6, chloroplastic, with amino-acid sequence MQFSLHFTTLPATTSGLQNLTQLHTPTKRRSNAPTPFPLFTSKILINPAKKKLPRKPPPPSLPSSSLVEHKPSPKNDQPVLSTPQKPTNPPRLNPLQKVVASLLDLIEASLILPLEKNHKLPKTVDPAIQISGNFAPVLECPVHHGLEVLGQIPACLYGVYMRNGANPMFAPSGGHHLFDGDGMIHAVTLGSGNKASYSCRYTRTSRLVQEAAMGRPMFPKPIGELHGHSGLARLALFFARAGAGLVDGSRGSGVANAGLVYFNGRLLAMSEDDLPYHVSIKDDGDLETIGRFDFNNQLDCPMIAHPKLDPITGELHTLSYNVVKKPYLKYFKFDTCGNKSRDVAISLQRPTMIHDFAMTENFVILPDHQVIFKLSEMIRGGSPVIFDENKTSRFGILPKNDVDESRMRWIDVPDCFCFHLWNAWEENSETGDETIVVIGSCMSPPDSIFNQREVPLQSELSEIRLNMRTGKSTRRVIVSGMNLEAGQVNRQLLGQKTRYVYLAIAEPWPKCSGIAKVDLNSGVVTKFLYGTGCFGGEPFYVPKKMKSEGTHIRGDDDDEGFIVGFVRDEKRETSELVIVEASSMKVGATVRLPARVPYGFHGTFVGAEELKVQAAMS; translated from the coding sequence ATGCAATTCTCTTTGCACTTCACCACCCTACCTGCAACAACCTCTGGACTCCAAAATCTCACTCAACTTCACACCCCCACGAAACGGAGATCAAATGCTCCAACTCCCTTCCCACTTTTCACATCCAAAATCCTCATCAACCCTGCCAAGAAAAAACTCCCCCGAAAGCCGCCACCACCATCGCTGCCATCTTCGTCGCTGGTGGAACACAAACCATCACCCAAAAATGATCAGCCAGTACTGTCAACCCCACAAAAACCCACGAACCCACCGCGTTTAAACCCCTTGCAAAAGGTAGTCGCCTCGCTCCTAGACCTCATAGAGGCCTCACTGATATTACCACTTGAAAAGAACCATAAGTTGCCGAAGACGGTCGACCCGGCGATTCAGATATCTGGTAATTTCGCCCCGGTACTGGAGTGCCCGGTTCACCATGGGCTCGAGGTACTGGGTCAAATCCCAGCATGCCTTTACGGCGTTTACATGCGGAATGGGGCTAATCCCATGTTCGCTCCGTCAGGTGGACACCATTTGTTCGACGGGGACGGCATGATACACGCCGTTACCTTGGGCTCCGGGAACAAAGCCAGCTACAGCTGTAGGTACACGCGCACGAGCCGGCTCGTTCAAGAAGCCGCAATGGGGAGGCCCATGTTTCCTAAGCCGATTGGAGAGCTGCATGGCCACTCCGGACTGGCTAGGCTTGCGCTGTTCTTCGCCCGAGCCGGAGCCGGGTTAGTTGACGGGTCGCGAGGCTCAGGTGTTGCCAATGCCGGGCTCGTCTATTTCAACGGCCGATTATTAGCCATGTCAGAGGACGACCTTCCGTACCACGTTAGTATCAAGGATGATGGCGATCTTGAGACGATCGGACGGTTCGATTTCAACAATCAGCTGGACTGCCCCATGATAGCGCACCCCAAGCTGGACCCCATTACTGGTGAGCTCCACACGCTGAGCTACAACGTGGTGAAAAAACCGTACCTCAAGTACTTCAAGTTCGACACGTGCGGTAATAAGTCACGTGACGTGGCGATCTCTCTTCAGCGACCGACAATGATACATGACTTCGCCATGACAGAGAACTTTGTCATACTCCCGGACCACCAGGTGATATTCAAGTTATCGGAAATGATTCGGGGCGGGTCTCCGGTGATCTTCGACGAGAACAAGACCTCTCGATTCGGAATTTTGCCGAAAAATGACGTCGACGAGTCGAGAATGCGATGGATTGACGTACCCGATTGCTTCTGCTTCCATCTGTGGAATGCATGGGAGGAAAACTCTGAAACAGGCGACGAGACCATCGTTGTCATAGGTTCGTGCATGAGCCCGCCGGACTCAATATTCAACCAGAGAGAGGTCCCGCTTCAGAGTGAGTTATCGGAGATCAGGTTAAACATGAGAACGGGGAAGTCCACGCGCCGGGTGATCGTGTCGGGCATGAACTTGGAAGCAGGGCAAGTAAATAGGCAGCTCCTCGGCCAAAAGACCCGGTACGTGTACCTAGCGATAGCAGAGCCGTGGCCCAAGTGTTCCGGCATTGCAAAGGTTGATTTGAATTCTGGTGTGGTTACCAAATTTTTGTATGGGACGGGATGCTTCGGAGGAGAGCCATTTTACGTACCCAAGAAGATGAAATCTGAGGGAACTCATATTAGaggagatgatgatgacgagggGTTTATAGTGGGGTTTGTGAGGGATGAGAAGAGAGAGACATCGGAGTTGGTGATAGTGGAAGCTTCAAGCATGAAGGTAGGGGCAACAGTGAGATTGCCTGCTAGGGTTCCTTATGGTTTTCATGGCACATTTGTTGGTGCAGAAGAATTGAAGGTGCAAGCAGCCATGTCTTAG